Proteins from one Porites lutea chromosome 3, jaPorLute2.1, whole genome shotgun sequence genomic window:
- the LOC140929734 gene encoding acid-sensing ion channel 2-like, with protein sequence MPLDKDCIDSRESFPSHWTTDRGLVEAEYIVLAKAPKTSLLEILQRSFVDCFEFVSMSCPQQSPKKKKKKEGNSDSENSDEEEIPTTYELWQDFLHSLTLHGFRFIFEDGPKIRRLLWLVILILAIFMLLLQSKKSIQKYFDRPITTTVQVEFLDEIIFPAVSICNFNLFPYYLINGTIGEKVMSILAPQKYIDNKEEVLFARSPIPNFLNYLRRRRRGKESTKPIDDDDVDVLDDDTAFGIDDSFDFAQFVRTHGHRIDHMIKKCRWKSQPCGPENFTAVITEFGLCYTFNSGMKGHPLLRVQRAGVDYALRLSLSVQQDQYYGSLRDSSGFKVMVHDQEEPPLINELGFAIQPGTHTFCGLRKEVMHNLPSPFKTACEDKHLAGFKKYTKSACLLKCRADYVISMCKCRSYDLEGEAPPCLPQEVKNCVWPAMEIFRNESNNCECPVPCEITKYQVQLSYAQTPAKHFSEVLARRKHVRKDVMRHYLRDNFLELDVYFEEMQVTLITQRQAYDQESLFGDIGGQVGLFLGASILTVLEFCDLFARIIVNKIKQRKRRRTRTV encoded by the exons ATGCCCCTTGATAAAGACTGTATCGACTCGAGGGAATCGTTTCCCAGTCACTGGACGACGGATAGAGGTCTTGTCGAAGCCGAATACATAGTGCTTGCCAAAGCGCCGAAAACGTCGCTGTTAGAGATACTCCAACGAAGTTTTGTTGACTGTTTTGAATTTGTAAGCATGTCATGCCCACAACAGTCGccgaagaagaaaaagaaaaaagaaggcaACAGTGATTCTGAAAACAGTGATGAAGAAGAGATCCCAACAACGTACGAGCTATGGCAGGATTTTTTGCATAGCCTCACGCTTCATGGATTTCGTTTCATATTCGAGGATGGCCCTAAAATTCGCCGTCTCCTATGGTTGGTGATTTTGATACTCGCCATTTTCATGTTGTTGCTACAGAGCAAGAAAAGTATCCAGAAATATTTTGATCGCCCGATCACCACCACTGTGCAAGTTGAATTTTTGGACGAGATTATTTTCCCCGCGGTTTCAATATGCAATTTCAACTTATTTCCTTATTACCTTATTAACGGCACAATAGGAGAAAAG GTCATGTCAATTTTAGCTCCTCAAAAGTACATTGACAACAAAGAAGAGGTTCTCTTTGCGCGATCTCCGATCCCGAACTTCCTGAACTACCTTCGTCGTCGTCGCCGGGGAAAAGAATCGACAAAACCTATCGATGATGACGATGTCGATGTTCTTGATGACGACACAGCATTTGGGATCGATGATAGTTTTGACTTTGCGCAGTTTGTGAGAACTCATGGCCATCGTATTGATCACATGATTAAAAAGTGCAGATGGAAATCACAACCTTGCGGACCTGAGAATTTTACTGCGGTTATAACTGAGTTTGGTCTCTGCTACACATTTAATTCAG GTATGAAAGGACACCCGCTACTCAGAGTTCAACGAGCAGGAGTAGATTATGCGCTCAGATTATCTCTCAGCGTACAACAAGATCAGTATTACGGCTCACTAAGAGACTCGTCTGGCTTCAAGGTTATGGTGCATGATCAGGAAGAACCGCCCCTGATCAATGAACTTGGTTTTGCAATTCAGCCAGGGACGCACACATTCTGCGGGCTTAGGAAGGAAGTG aTGCATAACCTTCCATCGCCATTCAAGACTGCATGCGAAGATAAACACCTCGCTGGTTTTAAAAAGTACACCAAGTCTGCCTGCCTTCTAAAATGCCGGGCAGATTACGTTATCAGTATGTGTAAATGTAGATCTTACGACTTAGAGG GTGAAGCTCCTCCGTGTCTCCCTCAAGAAGTCAAAAATTGTGTTTGGCCTGCCATGG AAATATTTCGTAACGAAAGCAACAATTGCGAGTGTCCAGTGCCGTGTGAGATAACCAAATACCAGGTTCAGCTAAGCTATGCCCAGACTCCAGCCAAACATTTCTCGGAGGTTTTAGCGCGGAGAAAGCACGTTAGGAAAGACGTCATGAGACATTATCTCAG GGACAACTTTCTTGAGCTTGATGTGTACTTCGAGGAGATGCAAGTTACGTTGATCACCCAGCGACAAGCATATGACCAGGAAAGCTTGTTTG GTGACATTGGAGGTCAAGTTGGATTATTTCTTGGAGCTAGCATCCTCACAGTGCTAGAGTTCTGTGACTTATTCGCAAGAATAATCGTCAATAagataaaacaaaggaaacgtCGGCGAACTAGAACTGTCTAA
- the LOC140929981 gene encoding uncharacterized protein: MKWVLTNCEPASHASRASKSCESSCEPCETDSPCWRKPYECKKCGKSLSWAEYLQTYAKVHTKEKPYYCKQCGKCFSQAGHLRVHVRVHTGEKTYRCRQCGKCFSQTGNLSKHERVHTREKPFECKQCGKCFSHSSTLSNYERVHSGEKPFECKQCGKCFRQATHLKIHTMVHTGERPYKCKQCGKHFSRSDHLKIHERVHTREKPFECKECGKCLSHAQTLRCHERIHTGEKPYECEQCGKCFRIVKCLKNHERVHTGKKSYQCKKCGKCFRQRTDLRKHAMVHSGEKPFECKHCGRCFSRKGHLRSHERVHNGRKPFECKQCGKCFSQSGGLRKHARIHKGEKPCESGICSSKVENLQICKGNHSCWICQEEISSEALLLQHYEKHMSIEDSS; the protein is encoded by the exons ATGAAATGGGTCTTGACAAACTGCGAGCCAGCGAGTCATGCGAGTCGAGCCAGCAAGTCATGCGAGTCATCATGTGAGCCATGCGAGACAGAT AGTCCATGCTGGAGAAAGCCTTATGAATGCAAGAAGTGTGGTAAGAGTCTTAGCTGGGCAGAATATCTCCAGACATATGCTAAAGTTCACACTAAAGAGAAACCCTACTACTGCAAACAGTGCGgaaagtgttttagccaagcagg ACACCTGCGGGTACATGTAAGAGTCCACACTGGAGAGAAGACCTACAGGTGTAGacaatgtggcaagtgttttagtcaaaCAGGAAACCTAAGtaaacatgaaagagttcacactagagaaaagccttttgaatgtaaacagtgtggcaagtgttttagccattCAAGTACGCTAAGTAATTATGAAAGAGTTCACTCTGgagaaaagccttttgaatgtaaacagtgcgGGAAGTGTTTTAGACAAGCAACACATCTCAAGATACATACCATGGTTCACACTGGAGAGAGGCCTTACAAGTGTAAGCAATGTGGCAAACATTTTAGCCGATCAGACCATCTAAAAatacatgaaagagttcacacgagagaaaagccttttgaatgtaaagaGTGTGGTAAGTGTTTAAGCCATGCACAAACCTTAAGGTGTCATGAAAGAATCCATACTggagaaaagccttatgaatgtgaACAGTGTGGCAAATGTTTCAGGATAGTAAAGTGCTTAAAGAATCATGAAAGAGTCCACACTGGAAAGAAGTCTTACCAGTgtaaaaaatgtggtaaatGTTTTAGGCAAAGAACTGATCTCAGAAAACATGCCATGGTCCACTCTGGAGAGAAGCCTTTTGAGTGTAAACATTGTGGCAGATGTTTTAGCCGCAAAGGACACCTAAGGTCACATGAAAGGGTCCACAATGGAAgaaagccttttgaatgtaaacagtgtggcaagtgttttagtcaatCAGGAGGCCTCAGGAAACATGCAAGAATTCACAAAGGAGAGAAGCCATGCGAGTCTGGCATATGCTCAAGCAAGGTGGAAAACTTACAAATTTGTAAAGGAAACCACAGCTGTTGGATTTGTCAAGAAGAAATCAGTAGTGAGGCTCTCCTTCTTCAACACTATGAAAAGCATATGAGTATAGAAGACAGTTCTTAA